A genomic window from Macaca mulatta isolate MMU2019108-1 chromosome 19, T2T-MMU8v2.0, whole genome shotgun sequence includes:
- the MATK gene encoding megakaryocyte-associated tyrosine-protein kinase isoform X3: MQGHFPREQREGRPRRSTCGQQQLPVSPRFLRAWHPPPVSARMPTRRWAPGTQCITKCEHTRPKPGELAFRKGDVVTILEACENKSWYRVKHHTSGQEGLLAAGALREREALSTDPKLSLMPWFHGKISGQEAVQQLQPPEDGLFLVRESARHPGDYVLCVSFGRDVIHYRVLHRDGHLTIDEAVFFCNLMDMVEHYSKDKGAICTKLVRPKRKHGTKSAEEELARAGWLLNLQHLTLGAQIGEGEFGAVLQGEYLGQKVAVKNIKCDVTAQAFLDETAVMTKMQHKNLVRLLGVILHQGLYIVMEHVSKGNLVNFLRTRGRALVNTAQLLQFSLHVAEGMEYLESKKLVHRDLAARNILVSEDLVAKVSDFGLAKAERKGLDSSRLPVKWTAPEALKHGKFTSKSDVWSFGVLLWEVFSYGRAPYPKMSLKEVSEAVEKGYRMEPPEGCPGPVHVLMSSCWEAEPARRPPFRKLAEKLARELRSAGAPASVSGQDTDGSTSPRSQEP; the protein is encoded by the exons ATGCAGGGACATTTCCCTCGCGAACAAAGAGAAGGCAGACCTCGGCGGAGCACCTGTGGTCAGCAGCAGCTTCCG gtGAGCCCCCGCTTCCTCCGAGCCTGGCACCCCCCGCCTGTCTCAGCCAGGATGCCAACG AGGCGCTGGGCCCCGGGTACCCAGTGCATCACCAAATGCGAGCACACCCGCCCCAAGCCAGGGGAGCTGGCCTTCCGCAAGGGCGACGTGGTCACCATCCTGGAGGCCTGCGAG AACAAGAGCTGGTACCGCGTCAAGCACCACACCAGCGGGCAGGAGGGGCTGCTGGCAGCTGGGGCGCTGCGGGAGCGGGAGGCCCTCTCCACAGACCCCAAGCTCAGCCTCATGCC GTGGTTCCACGGGAAGATCTCGGGTCAGGAGGCTGTCCAGCAGCTGCAGCCACCTGAGGATGGGCTGTTCCTGGTGCGGGAGTCCGCGCGCCATCCTGGCGACTACGTCCTGTGCGTGAGCTTTGGCCGTGACGTCATCCACTACCGCGTGCTGCACCGCGACGGCCACCTCACCATCGATGAGGCCGTGTTCTTCTGCAACCTCATGGACATGGTGGAG CATTACAGCAAGGACAAGGGCGCTATCTGCACCAAGCTGGTGAGACCAAAGCGGAAACACGGGACCAAGTCTGCCGAGGAGGAGCTGGCCAGGG CGGGCTGGTTACTGAACTTGCAGCATTTGACATTGGGAGCGCAGATCGGAGAGGGAGAATTTGGAG cCGTCCTGCAGGGTGAGTACCTGGGGCAAAAGGTGGCCGTGAAGAATATCAAGTGCGACGTGACGGCCCAGGCCTTCCTGGATGAGACGGCCGTCATGAC GAAGATGCAACACAAGAACCTGGTGCGTCTCCTGGGCGTGATCCTGCACCAGGGGCTGTACATTGTCATGGAGCACGTGAGCAAG GGCAACCTGGTGAACTTTCTGCGGACCCGGGGCCGAGCCCTCGTGAACACCGCTCAGCTCCTGCAGTTTTCCCT GCACGTGGCCGAGGGCATGGAGTACCTGGAGAGCAAGAAGCTGGTGCACCGCGACCTGGCCGCCCGCAACATCCTGGTCTCCGAGGACCTGGTGGCCAAGGTCAGCGACTTTGGCCTGGCCAAAGCAGAGCGGAAAGGGCTGGACTCGAGCCGGCTGCCCGTCAAGTGGACGGCGCCCGAGGCTCTCAAACACGGG AAGTTCACCAGCAAGTCGGATGTCTGGAGTTTTGGGGTGCTGCTCTGGGAGGTCTTCTCATATGGACGGGCTCCGTACCCTAAAATG TCACTGAAGGAGGTGTCGGAAGCCGTGGAGAAGGGGTATCGCATGGAGCCCCCCGAGGGCTGTCCAGGCCCCGTGCACGTCCTCATGAGCAgctgctgggaggcagagcccGCCCGCCGGCCACCCTTCCGCAAGCTGGCTGAGAAGCTGGCCCGGGAGCTGCGCAGCGCGGGTGCCCCGGCCTCCGTCTCAGGGCAGGATACCGACGGCTCCACCTCGCCCCGAAGCCAGGAGCCCTGA
- the MATK gene encoding megakaryocyte-associated tyrosine-protein kinase isoform X9, which produces MAGRGSLLSWRAFHGCDSAKELPRVSPRFLRAWHPPPVSARMPTRRWAPGTQCITKCEHTRPKPGELAFRKGDVVTILEACENKSWYRVKHHTSGQEGLLAAGALREREALSTDPKLSLMPWFHGKISGQEAVQQLQPPEDGLFLVRESARHPGDYVLCVSFGRDVIHYRVLHRDGHLTIDEAVFFCNLMDMVEHYSKDKGAICTKLVRPKRKHGTKSAEEELARAGWLLNLQHLTLGAQIGEGEFGAVLQGEYLGQKVAVKNIKCDVTAQAFLDETAVMTKMQHKNLVRLLGVILHQGLYIVMEHVSKGNLVNFLRTRGRALVNTAQLLQFSLHVAEGMEYLESKKLVHRDLAARNILVSEDLVAKVSDFGLAKAERKGLDSSRLPVKWTAPEALKHGVSPPSHTPGALGSPQLC; this is translated from the exons ATGGCGGGGCGAGGCTCCCTGCTTTCCTGGCGGGCATTTCATGGCTGTGATTCTGCTAAAGAACTTCCCCGG gtGAGCCCCCGCTTCCTCCGAGCCTGGCACCCCCCGCCTGTCTCAGCCAGGATGCCAACG AGGCGCTGGGCCCCGGGTACCCAGTGCATCACCAAATGCGAGCACACCCGCCCCAAGCCAGGGGAGCTGGCCTTCCGCAAGGGCGACGTGGTCACCATCCTGGAGGCCTGCGAG AACAAGAGCTGGTACCGCGTCAAGCACCACACCAGCGGGCAGGAGGGGCTGCTGGCAGCTGGGGCGCTGCGGGAGCGGGAGGCCCTCTCCACAGACCCCAAGCTCAGCCTCATGCC GTGGTTCCACGGGAAGATCTCGGGTCAGGAGGCTGTCCAGCAGCTGCAGCCACCTGAGGATGGGCTGTTCCTGGTGCGGGAGTCCGCGCGCCATCCTGGCGACTACGTCCTGTGCGTGAGCTTTGGCCGTGACGTCATCCACTACCGCGTGCTGCACCGCGACGGCCACCTCACCATCGATGAGGCCGTGTTCTTCTGCAACCTCATGGACATGGTGGAG CATTACAGCAAGGACAAGGGCGCTATCTGCACCAAGCTGGTGAGACCAAAGCGGAAACACGGGACCAAGTCTGCCGAGGAGGAGCTGGCCAGGG CGGGCTGGTTACTGAACTTGCAGCATTTGACATTGGGAGCGCAGATCGGAGAGGGAGAATTTGGAG cCGTCCTGCAGGGTGAGTACCTGGGGCAAAAGGTGGCCGTGAAGAATATCAAGTGCGACGTGACGGCCCAGGCCTTCCTGGATGAGACGGCCGTCATGAC GAAGATGCAACACAAGAACCTGGTGCGTCTCCTGGGCGTGATCCTGCACCAGGGGCTGTACATTGTCATGGAGCACGTGAGCAAG GGCAACCTGGTGAACTTTCTGCGGACCCGGGGCCGAGCCCTCGTGAACACCGCTCAGCTCCTGCAGTTTTCCCT GCACGTGGCCGAGGGCATGGAGTACCTGGAGAGCAAGAAGCTGGTGCACCGCGACCTGGCCGCCCGCAACATCCTGGTCTCCGAGGACCTGGTGGCCAAGGTCAGCGACTTTGGCCTGGCCAAAGCAGAGCGGAAAGGGCTGGACTCGAGCCGGCTGCCCGTCAAGTGGACGGCGCCCGAGGCTCTCAAACACGGGGTGAGCCCTCCTTCACACACCCCTGGGGCTTTGGGGTCCCCCCAGCTCTGCT AG